The genomic DNA AAAGGGGCTCGCCGGCAAGGGGGACGAGGTGCCCAAGCTCATCGAAAAGGGAAAAAGCAATTTTGAGGGCCCCGAAATCAAGGGGAAAAGGCTCGGCGTGATAGGTCTCGGCGCCATCGGCGTCAAGGTGGCGAACGACGCGGTGTCGCTCGGCATGGAGGTGACGGGGTATGATCCCATCATTTCGGTGGAGGCCGCCTGGGAACTCTCCCATAACGTCAAGCGCTCGCTTTCGCTTGACGGCCTGGTGGCGAAATCGGATTACATTACCCTGCATGTCCCGCTCAACGACAAGACCAAAGGAATGCTCAACAAGGAAAAGTTCGCGCTCATGAAAAAAGGCGTGCGCATCCTCAATTTCGCGCGCGGCGGACTGGTGAAAAACGAAGACCTCAAGGAAGCGTTGAAGGCAGGAACGGTCGCCGCGTACGTCACGGATTTTCCCGACCAGGATCTGGTTGCCCTGGAGGGCGTTATTCCCATTCCGCACCTGGGAGCGTCCACGCCCGAGGCGGAAGACAACTGCGCGATCATGGCCGTCAATCAGACGAAAAATTTCCTCGAATACGGGAACATAAAAAACGCCGTGAATTTCCCAGACTGCGAGATGGAACCCTCGGGCAAAACAAGGATCCTGGTGGGCAACAGGAACGTGCCCAACATGGTGGGGCAGATCACGTCGCTCTTGGCCGCGGAGAAAATAAATATCGCCGACATGCTTAACAAAAGCAAAGGAGACCTCGCCTACAACATCATCGATATTGACAACGTGATAAGCGAAAGCGCGCTGAAAAAGCTGAAGGCGATAGAGGGAATAATAATGGTAAGCGTGTTGGAAAAAAAATAGTCACTTTTATCGCGCGAGCGGGGGCCACGTGCCCCCGCTTTTTTTTGTAATTAATAGAACGCCGCTTCAAGTTTTCTCAGCATCGCATGTTCTTCTTCGGAAATCTTGTTGATCCCGAGGAAACCGCCGCTTGCCTGGGCAACGGCGCGCGCGCTGCCGACAAACTCCTCCTTGAACGCCTTTTTCTGTTCCTTGCTCATCTGTTCGCAAAGCCCCTTTACATAGTGCGTCCACGCCTCAAAGTGGTCGGGCGTGGGCCGATGTTCGAGCCACTGCATGATCAGCAGATAACCGGCGCTTCCCTCGGAAAATCCCATGCGGTCGGCTGCCTTGAGCACGGCTTTCTTTTCCAACGCGTCAACGTTTCCGTCGGCCCAGGCGACCTCCACGAGCGGAAGCGCCTTGATGGGAACGAGTACCTCCGGCCTTACCTTCAATTCCACCAGGCGCTGGAGAATGGCTTCGTTCTTGATGCCGGACACTTTGGAAAGCTCTTCCTTGGTTTCCTTGAGCATGCGCAGACCGCGGATTTTCCCCAGGCGTTCTTTTTCAGCCTCGCGGATCGCCTTGTCCAGCAAACGGGTAACCGCCGCAGCCTCATCCATGCCGGGGGTGATCGGCATCGGTCCCTCCTTGATGTAACAAAGTATACCGTGCTGGCTAGCGGGTGGCAAGACTTGCGAGATAATTTGGCTCGTCGATAAGCTCCCAGTTGTCAAAATCGAAGCCGAGGGAGAAGGTGATGTGGTCGCCGCCGAGCGGCCAGGGCCTGTTGAATCCGTTGTCGTATCGCAAGCTGAGGGCGAGGGGAAACCCGAATGACTTAGCCTTGAGCCTGATCTCGGCGCCGGCGGACGAAAGCCAGTCTTCCTTGCGGAACGGGAAAATATCGGAGGTGCTGTGCCAGCCCGCGCCCGCGCAGAAGTTCAGCGCGCCATAGAGCTGGTCGATGTTGAAAAACCACAGCCGTTTGCCGATCTGCGTCCCTGGCCAGAGCGGAAACCGGTACGAAAGGTTGACAGCGGCGACGGTGTTGCCCGTGACAAGAACGGTGTCGAAGATGATCGAATCGGCCGAGGCGTCGTTTTTTTTAAGCGTTCCCTTGAAGAAATAGGCGTATCCGCTGAGCCATTCCACAGGCTTGTAATATGAGGGGAGCTCTTTTTCCTGGTCGTGGCTGCCCAGCAATGCGTTGGCGATTCTTTCGTGCGGCACCACCACGGTCGCGTTGACATCGGCATAGAGGTCGTGGTATTCGTACCAGGGCGACGTCATCCCGAATTTGAGCGTGCCGCCCAATTCGTGGTATTTGAACATGTCGTAGTTTTCCCGGGGAATGTTGTTTTCGATCGTCACCCCTTTTTCGTTGAGCAGGTACTGGCCCCAGAAATTGTAATGAAGGTTTGCGGCGATTCCGCGCGGTGAAATGACCATGCGCTGATCATACTCCGGCGCAAGGAGCGAAAGATAAATTCCCGCCCGGTAGCCCTGCGCAACGTCATAAAAGAAGTCCTTGGTACCGGGGAAAATGTCCTTAAAAGCGTCTTCGAGCAGCAGGTACACTTCGTACCAGTTGTAGCTTCCGATAAGGTGAAAGTTGATGCCTTCGGCAAGCGGATGCGAGGCCATGAAATCGAGATATCGCAGCGTTATCTGATAGTTGAGCGGAAGTTGTGTGGCCGTGCCCGCATTGTCCCAGTAAAAGTAATCGCTTTCGGTGATGGCGCGGTTCAGAAAGTCAAAGGACAATTCAACAGGAAGCGTTTTCGTGCTGCCGAACGCGCCGAGGTCGAAATTGATGGACCTGCCGAAAAAGCCTTTGTCCAAATTGATGAACTGATTGAGTTTGTCTGGCTCGAGCAAAAGATACCCGCCGATCTGTGTGCCCATGTCCGCAGACGCCAGCGGATCTTCAAGATAGCCCACAGCCCCTGCCTTGAACACCGATCGTCCCTTGAACACATCGTAAATCTGGGGGATCGCCTGTTCCATGATGAATGTGGGGGCAAGCATGAACATCGTGGGGAAATATGACGAGTAAGGATGCGCCTGGCTGGCAACCGGCGGCACGGGCGGCGCGGGCGCTGGCTGGCGCGGCACGAACAGGGAGTCTTCCTGCTCCTGAGAGAGAACGGTCACCGTATCGATGAGGAATATGCCGTAGCCGTCCTTGTCGTAGTTGGCGCACACGAGCTTCTTCTGGTTTTTTGAAACATCTGGTGCGAATGCGCCGCCGGAGACGTTGGTGAGCCGTTCCAGCGAATGCGTTTCGAGGCTGTACCGGTAGATGTTGAAAATGCCGGTGCGGTCGGACGAGAAGTAGAGGGTTTTTCCGTCGGCGCTGTAACGGGGATCGCGGTCGTCGTATCCGGAATTTTTCATGAGGTCGAACTGGTGCGTGAGCGTGTCGTAGATGCCGATCCTGCGGAACCCCGTGTCGATGTAGCTGACCGCGATGTGCCTGCCGTCGGCAGACCAGTCGAGACTGTAGATGTATTTGATGGGCAGGTTCGGACTGTTGGAAGCAGTATCGGGGTACACGATCGTCCCGTTCTTTCCCGCGGTGTCGGTAATGCTGAGGTAGAATTTGTCAACAACGCGTTCGGCGGCTGCCAGCCGGTCGCCGCCCGGTGAGAAAACGGCCGAAAAAATGTGCAGTTTTTTTGTCACCTGGCGCTCGGTTTTCTTCTTAAACGGGTTAAACTTCTTTTTTTCGGCGGGCAAGGTGTCAATGAATACATCAAAGGCGCGGTCGCCACCCTTGTCGGACGGCAGCGTTGACTTTTCGGATTTCATGCTCGTGTAGGCGATCAGACCCGACGGCGCGTGAATGGAATAAAACCCGGAGACGCCTTTTTCCTCCTTTATCTTTTTATCTTCCTTGACGGTGTCCAACAGGCTGTACGAATAAAGCGTCATGGAGAAAAAGGAGAAGTCCGCCTTGCCGTTCGAGATAAAGAACACCTTCTTTTCGTCGGGCGAGAACTTGGGCCAGTAATTGTCGTAACCGTCCTTGTTGATTTTCCTGCCGTACACCTGTTTCCCGAGTTTTTTCACCTGATCGTTGTATTTTATCTCGAGTGAGTGCTTCCATTCGTCATACAGCTGCTGGCCCGTGATGCCGAGCACCTTTTTTACCGCCGCATTGAAGTCGAGTCGGAAGAAATGAGCGCACTCCTTGAGCAGGGCGACCACCTTGCCGTAACCGTAGGTGTCGGAGATGTATTTGACAAGAGAGAAACCGTGGTTGTAGGTCTTTTCGAGGTCCTCGCCGGTGCCGGAGAATTCGAACATGCGCGCGGCGGGAAGCATTTTTCCCGACACCACCAGGGTGCGCAGGATCATGTCGCGGTGCGAGTCCCACGAATCGCTCCCATGGCGTGAGTCCTCGTACTGCGCGATGCCTTCGGTAAACCAGGGTGGCAGGATATCGCTGGGGAAAATGTGGAGCGCCTCGGTGCGGTAGGGTTCGTTCGGGTGGCTGAAATACCCTATCTGAATGGCGGGAATGAACGGCGGCAGCTTCAACCCGGCGGTAATGGAGAAGATATGCGCGAATTCATGGGCGATCACGCCCTTGAGCCAGTCGTGCGTACCGCGCAGATTGATGTCGAAGTCATGCGGCCAGAGGATGATGAAATTATGATTGGGGTCGGCAAGGCCGTTGGTCATCTCCCCGTCGATCAGCAGCACCTTGGTTTTGGCTGGAAGCACGATGTCGTAGGTTTTTACGTAGATCGTGTACAGGTTTTCGAAAATTGCGCCCGCCTCGCGCGCGACTTGCTCCAGTCCGTCGGTATAGTTAATGGTGACATGCTGGGTTTCTATGGTAAAAACCTTGGTGCCGAAGCCGTTCCACGCGTTGGGCGGCATGTCCTGGGGTAACGCCGGAGAGTAAAAAAGCATTAAAACCGGAAGAATGAAAATAATGGCGGCGGAAAAATTATGAGGGCGGGTGCCCGTGGCCTGATGGATGGTCACTTTACAACCGCCATTTTCCAGGTGTTGGTATATTTGGTGCCGCCCACCACCGCCTCGAGCCGGCAGCGGTAAATGCCGGGCCCGAAGGTTTCGAGCGAAAGCTGCGGCAGTTCATTGTAATCGGGAAAGCTCCCCGAAATTCCTGTTTTGGAAAGCACGTGGAGCCCGCCGATGGTGAAAATGTCGAGGCGCACGTCCCGCGCCGGGGCAGAGAATTTGTATTTGAACACCACGTATTTCGAGCCGTTGGTCGGGTTGGGATATGAGTAAAAGACGATGGGCCTGTTATCGGCCGGGCCGATCTGCGGCGACGAGCCGAGATAGGCAAAAGGCCTGGAGCCATTGTAGCCGAGCTGCTGCCAAACAATGGTGTCGCCGATGACGCCGTTGCCGAGCTTCCAGCGGTATACCCATCCGTTGCGCGCCACCGACACGAGGTTGATGAGGCCGTCGTTGTCGAGGTCGTCGAGGAGCGGGGAAGTGGCGCCGGGGCCGCCGACGGTGAGCGGCCAGTAGGAGAGTATCTGGTTTGCGCCGATAGTGTTCAGGGGCCTTTTTCCGTTTTTGTCAAGAGCATCCACATAGCCTCCCGGCAGCACGATGGGAAGCACCAGCGAATCGCCGAACACGAGCGCCGAGTCAATGAAGCCGGCCGAAACGCCCACGAGGCTGTCTTTGGAGCCGTCCTGACGCAGGTACACGACTTTTCCCGTGCTCCGGTCGACGCGGATGATGGAATCGATTTCCCAGGTGTCGTTCTCGCCGGTCGCGGAGTTGAACATCACGAGCGGTCCGGGCGTCGCGGCCGCCGATCGCGTAACGACCGGAGAGCAGGCGATGTTGCCGCGCCAGAACCTGTTGTCAAGGACGGCGGGCCATCCGGCGAGCGGCACGCCTTTGTAATTAAGGGCATACACGCCGCTGGTGCCGCCCGCTATGATATCGGGATAACCGTCGCCATTGACATCCGCGATTGACGGCGGCGCAAGGTTTATGGGAAGCATGCTTCGGGCGCGTGACGTGTCGAGCGCCGACGCCCAATCGTTCGGCAGGTTCGACCAGCCCGGCGCCGGCACAAGGTCGGTGGTATAAACCCACAGACCCTTGCGGCTGTCGCACACGACTATTTCGGGTTTGTTGTCTTTGTTAAGATCCGCGGTGACCAGCGAATAGGGCGGAATCCCGCTGTCGACATGCGCGGACAGCACCGGTGCCGGACTCCCGATGCGCAGCAGTGAAAGAATGCTGTTGTTTTGGATGCACACAAAGCTGTCGGAAAAGCCCGGCAGAGCGGCAACGGCGCTGACCGGAACGGCGCCCGCGAGCCGGATCGAATCTTTCGGCGCTGAATATTGGGCCGTGTCGCCGATGAGCACGACACCGGTCGAACATCCCATGACCCAGGAATTTCCCGGCAGTTTGCACAGATAGGTGCTGGGCATCCATGGAAACTGCGGCGTGGAATCGATGGCGATGGTCGAATCCGAGGCGCTGGTCACCAGGTAGAACCGTTTTTGGCGCGACGGCACGATGAGCTTCCCGTTTATCACGGTGGGAAAGGTGTAAGCGCCGGGAATCGTGTCGAAATGCACGGTTTCGGAGGTGACCGGTGCCGTTGCGGGCGTCGTGCTCCCGGACACGTTGCGTACGTTGACATATGATACGACCGCGCTGTCGCCGTTCTGGATCACCCTACCTTTTCCGGCGGGCCACACGTAGAGGCGGCCGCTCTGCGAAACCAAAGCGAGTTTCTTCGAAGTTGTTCCGAACACCGCGGGGTCGAACAGTTTTTCGGGCACCGTGTGCTTGGGCCAGCCGGGCACGAGAAGGTCCCAGTTCACCGAAACGGTGAAAGCGCTGTCGGAAAAGTCGCGCACCCAATGGTCGTAGATCCGGTAAAATTCCTTTCGCTGCCGAATGAGCGCCGCGCCCGATACCGGGAGCGTGTCGAACCGCATGGCGAGGAACGTCTGGCCGCCGTCATTGGCATGTGTCGACGGTTTGGTCCATTCGTTCATTTTGTAAACAAACGTCGAGTCGCTCGTCTTTTTCGTGAAATGGGGGAACACGTCCTCCGCACCGCCGAAATCGAACACGGGCTGGTAGAAGATATCGCGTCCCATGATACCGAGGTCGTTGATGCCGTCCGCCTCCTCGAGACACACCGCTTTGTAATTGGAATCCGCGTTGAGCATGTCGTATTTCAGCCGGTCGCGGATGATGTTTTCATCGATGTGCCACACCAAAAGTCCCGAGGCCGGGATGCCGACGTCATAATTTTTCGCCGAAAGAATCACGCGCGAGCCGTCGTTCGAAACCGAGTCGACAACGGTGCGAGACTGAAGGTTCACCGGTTCGTACTGGTCGATGACCGCCGTGTCGGGCGGACCCTTGCCGATGTCCCAATTGAAAACAGTGGTGTCTCCGGAGAGATTGCGCTGGCGGTTTTCAATAAGATAATATTCATGGTCGTTGATGGGAACGAGAAGGATGGTGGTGTCGCCGGGATGCGCGGCGCTTACCGCCTTGCAGCGGGCGCTGCCCGCCTGGCCTTGACGCAGGGGAACGGGAGCATCCCAGCCCATGTAGGCGCGCACCCAGGCCGATGGCCAGGGAGGGATGAACCCGTTTGCCGCCGAATAGCCATAGGGGTCCATGATGCAGAAACTGCCCACCGCCGTCATGCCGCTCGACGTGGAAAACAGGTCGGGAATGCCGATCTGGCGCGCGATCTGGTTCACCATGATGCCGTGGATGCCGAAGTTGAGGCCGTCCTGATTTGACGTTTCGGAACACATCATGACTTCGTCGACGAGAAGACCTGCGCCGCCGGCACCGCTTACCATTACGCCCGCGCTGTCGAGCTTGATGGTGTCCTTGAAAAAGTGGAAAAACTGGTTCGACACGAACACGTCAATCATGTCCGAAGGGGAATTTCTGGCTATGGAGCCCTGTGCGCCGCCGTCGGTGAGGAATGAGGAGCCGGCATGGAGGATCATGAAGACGGTTTTATGTCCCAGCGAGTCGACGATGTTCCCGTTGGACATGCTGAGTCCGGCAAAGGGACCGTCATTTTTGTCCGCGCTCTTTATCGCGTCAACAATGAATTTCATGAGGCCGACGGTTTTGCGTTCGTAATAGTCGTCATAGGTCTCTTGAGGCGGTTTGTAACCCGGCGAATATACGCTCATGGGGTTGGACACTGCATACATCGGAACATTGTCGCTGGTGGGATACACGGTGTAATCGATTCGCAGCTTTCCGCGCGACACGGTTGAGAAATACCGTTTGACAAATTCAAACTGGTCGTTAAAGTAAGCTAATTTGTGGCCGAGCGCATCGAATTTGTACACTGTGTCCGAATTGTAGTATCCCTGTTCGGCCGCGTCGCCCTGCATGCCGAAAAGGCCGTTGCCGGTGGTAAGGGGGTTCGTGTCGCTTTTGAATTCGACCCGTATCCCTATGACGTGGATGACATCGGTGTCGCCGGCGGCCTTTTTGAAAAGCAGCGAGCCGGCATGGTCGGCGGCGGTTTCCACAAGCCGCTTCTGCGACGAGGAGCCGAGCAGTTTTGACAACGCCGTCGCGGCAGGACTCTGCTGAAAAAAAATTGAAGTGATGATCAAAAAGGCGGGAATGATTGGACGGTTGATATGAATCATAACCTTTTTATCACTTGCTTCCGGCTCAACATGGGAATCAGGTTTGATTGGCCGCTAGAAATTGAACATGAGCGACCATCTCCACTGGCCGTTGCGAGCTCCGGTGCTTCCATCGGCGACAATGCCTTTCATAAATCCTTCTGGAGAATAGATGAAGGACCAATCGAAAATGATGTTGGCATAATTAATGCCGAGGCCGAACGTGAGCTCAAAACGCTTGCCGGTATAATCAAAAAGGTGGCCGATGCGTAGGGCGAGCAGATTGGCGTACCAGAGTTCGATCCCGGCGTGGAGATTTACATCTTCAAGTTTTTCCAACGTTGTTTCAGTGGTATCGGCAAGAAGTCCGGTCCAGATTGCGGTGTAGAAAGGATCAGGTTGCTTATCCGGATAGTTCTTCACTATTTCCCGGTCAACATCAAGAAGCAGGTTGAGGTCGAGAAACGGGGTTTGCACCGCCTTGTAGGCGAGGCCGAGGCGCACCGTAAAGGGTATGGGATCGGCCTCCTGCTGTGATATGTAGAAAATGGAGGGCCCCATGTTTTGGAGCATGAATCCCAGGCTGAGATTTTTTACAAACAAATTCTTTTTGAGCAGCGCCGCATCAATGGCAAACGTTTGGCCCACGCCCTCGTCACCCGGGCCGTAGCCGGGCGCCAGTGCGCTGTGCGCGTATTTGATGTTGATGCCTGCGGAGAAATCGGGAGCGAGCAAGAGGCCGTACGACAGTCCAAATACGCCTTCCCACGACCTGTATTCGGCTATTTCCCTTCCTTGCTCGTCGGTGGAGGTATTGACGCCGAAGTTGATGAAATTGACTGTAACGCCGATGGTCCCCCAGTCCTCGGTGGGGAGCACGCCCGCAAGATACACGTGCCAGAGGTCAGGGATTTTAAAGGCGGGGAGCAGCATTTCGTGGAACAGGAATACCTGCCTGTCCGCGTAGTCGTATTTGTTAACCGCCTCCTTTGTCGCGAGCCACATGTCGTTTCCCTGCACCGAAACCCCCTGGACATCGTCGCCCTTCAGCGCGTTCTTCGAATGGTATACCTTCCATTCCGGAGGGTTTTCCCTGGTTTTGCCGCTTGCGTCGGTCTTTATTCTTCCTTGGCGGTAGGTGATCGCCCCCTTGTTGGTGCCTATCCACACCGTGCCGCTCGAGTGCTCACTGATGGACGTCACGGTGCTGCCGGGAAATTTATACCGTCTCCACGTCGCTTCGTCGAAAATGGCGACGCCGTTCGGCCCTCCCACCCACAGCCTGCTTTTTGAATCGACAAAGAGCACCCTGACATCGTTGGTCAGGAGACCGTTGGTGGTGTCGTAGAAAGTCCATGCCGAATCCTTTCTGGCCGCGAGACCCTTGGCGGTGCCCACATACAGGACGCCGTTTTTACCATAGGCCACCGCGTTGATGACCGGATCAGGAAGTCCGTTTGCGACGCCAATCGCGGTCCATTTGCCGTCGGCAAAGATACCGATGCCCGCATCGGTACCCACGGCGATGTCGCCGCTGCGGCCCACGCACAGCGCCCTGATGCTGTTGGAAGGAAGGCCGTCGGATTCAGAAAAATATTTCCATACCGAACCGTCGTAACGCCACAGGCCATGGGGGGTGCCCACCCACACCCTGTCGAGCGAATCGAGCAAGAGCGTCCGCACGGTATCGTCAACCGCAATTTTAAAGGGGACTTTGAGTTCGACAAGCTCTTCGAACTGTGTGTCTTTCTTGGTAAGAATCTGGGCGATATCATCGGCCATTTTGCTTGCTTTGAGAGAATCAACCTTTACCGCGATTTTTCCGTAGATCTGCGCCGACGTCCGCTCGAATTTCGACAAGGCCATGATCTCCGCCGTAAGATCGTCTATCGTGTAGTTTTTTGCTTTCATGAGGGAATCGCTTATTTCCCTGCGCAGGTATTCCTCGAGCCCCTTTGTTCTGTTCACCTCGATGCCGTTTGCGTTTTTGAGAACCATGACCGCCCTGTTAATGAGACTTTCGTTGTCGACCGCCAGGTATTTCTTCGCTATGCTCTCCAAGTTGTCGCCCT from Chitinivibrionales bacterium includes the following:
- a CDS encoding phosphoglycerate dehydrogenase; the encoded protein is MFKIQTLNKISPKGLELFPREEYEIASELMNPDAVLVRSADMHEMQMADCIKAIARAGAGVNNIPIDKCSQKGIVVMNTPGANANSVKELVIAGLLLCSRKLVDGIIWAKGLAGKGDEVPKLIEKGKSNFEGPEIKGKRLGVIGLGAIGVKVANDAVSLGMEVTGYDPIISVEAAWELSHNVKRSLSLDGLVAKSDYITLHVPLNDKTKGMLNKEKFALMKKGVRILNFARGGLVKNEDLKEALKAGTVAAYVTDFPDQDLVALEGVIPIPHLGASTPEAEDNCAIMAVNQTKNFLEYGNIKNAVNFPDCEMEPSGKTRILVGNRNVPNMVGQITSLLAAEKINIADMLNKSKGDLAYNIIDIDNVISESALKKLKAIEGIIMVSVLEKK
- a CDS encoding PorV/PorQ family protein, encoding MRFSAVRLLTGAIALLSLYSSVFAVGQSAVITLVFPPGARATGLGEAFTGLADDANATYFNPAGLGQDPLSNSWKIYSMENGLQLTAIAAKRKKDFGMGDKIWAGTNHGILQFNGKAWIAYERHLIVQGDNLESIAKKYLAVDNESLINRAVMVLKNANGIEVNRTKGLEEYLRREISDSLMKAKNYTIDDLTAEIMALSKFERTSAQIYGKIAVKVDSLKASKMADDIAQILTKKDTQFEELVELKVPFKIAVDDTVRTLLLDSLDRVWVGTPHGLWRYDGSVWKYFSESDGLPSNSIRALCVGRSGDIAVGTDAGIGIFADGKWTAIGVANGLPDPVINAVAYGKNGVLYVGTAKGLAARKDSAWTFYDTTNGLLTNDVRVLFVDSKSRLWVGGPNGVAIFDEATWRRYKFPGSTVTSISEHSSGTVWIGTNKGAITYRQGRIKTDASGKTRENPPEWKVYHSKNALKGDDVQGVSVQGNDMWLATKEAVNKYDYADRQVFLFHEMLLPAFKIPDLWHVYLAGVLPTEDWGTIGVTVNFINFGVNTSTDEQGREIAEYRSWEGVFGLSYGLLLAPDFSAGINIKYAHSALAPGYGPGDEGVGQTFAIDAALLKKNLFVKNLSLGFMLQNMGPSIFYISQQEADPIPFTVRLGLAYKAVQTPFLDLNLLLDVDREIVKNYPDKQPDPFYTAIWTGLLADTTETTLEKLEDVNLHAGIELWYANLLALRIGHLFDYTGKRFELTFGLGINYANIIFDWSFIYSPEGFMKGIVADGSTGARNGQWRWSLMFNF